One region of Edaphobacter bradus genomic DNA includes:
- a CDS encoding O-antigen ligase family protein: MQTLYFAILLIPYRTMRDHFLDYPLGGNVLTILVASIIVSALVQGKRLPRTSLYVTWLVFGAYLYFSMWIGTMLGNASAPLWLNDLNFVTWKDYMLIPLIFVAAGLVIEDRKAVRTVVLITAISLLAIDRSALMNSLSRSWATFDEDKRDGGPLGYAGANGLAALLAQLSIFYWGFLQFVKQKKFRLLGYALVALTLLATMYTFSRASYLAVVTGVLLLGILKDRKLILVSVAFLLTWQAIVPKAVTQRVNMTQNANGQLEQSAEERVRLWEDAKSTFFHSPIFGTGYASYQMTRHTDNLRDTHNWYVKVLVETGIIGGIIALVLLLQMLSLSIRLFRHAKDPLYRGLGLGSLLMTVCSIILNFFGDRWTYVEISGMVWVLYAAAARAALLREPVAVEAPSLEPGAADVNPYLVLR, encoded by the coding sequence GTGCAGACGCTCTATTTCGCCATCCTCCTGATTCCTTACCGCACGATGCGGGATCACTTCCTGGACTACCCGCTCGGCGGAAATGTTCTGACGATTCTCGTCGCCTCCATCATCGTCAGCGCCCTGGTGCAAGGGAAACGTCTACCCAGAACGTCCCTGTATGTTACATGGCTTGTGTTCGGGGCCTACCTCTATTTCTCAATGTGGATCGGAACGATGTTGGGAAATGCGTCTGCTCCCCTCTGGCTTAATGATCTCAACTTCGTAACCTGGAAGGACTATATGCTCATACCGCTGATCTTCGTCGCGGCAGGGCTGGTTATCGAAGACAGAAAGGCCGTCAGAACCGTAGTTCTCATCACTGCAATTTCGCTGTTGGCAATCGACCGAAGCGCCCTGATGAACAGCTTGTCGAGGTCGTGGGCCACCTTCGATGAAGACAAACGCGATGGCGGTCCGCTCGGCTATGCCGGTGCCAATGGTCTGGCTGCCTTACTGGCGCAGCTTTCTATTTTTTATTGGGGCTTTCTGCAGTTTGTTAAGCAAAAGAAGTTCAGATTGTTAGGCTACGCCCTTGTAGCGCTCACACTTCTCGCAACGATGTATACCTTCTCGCGAGCCTCTTATCTCGCTGTAGTAACAGGAGTGCTGCTTCTCGGGATACTCAAGGACCGAAAGCTCATCCTCGTCTCAGTCGCTTTCCTGCTCACCTGGCAGGCAATTGTCCCAAAGGCCGTCACCCAGCGCGTCAACATGACGCAGAACGCGAACGGACAGCTTGAACAATCCGCCGAAGAGCGCGTTCGACTTTGGGAAGACGCTAAATCAACATTCTTCCATAGTCCGATCTTCGGGACCGGATACGCGAGCTACCAAATGACGCGGCACACGGACAATCTCAGAGATACCCACAATTGGTATGTTAAGGTCCTGGTAGAGACTGGAATCATCGGCGGCATCATCGCGCTTGTTCTGCTTCTGCAGATGCTTTCTCTGTCAATTCGTCTCTTTAGACACGCCAAAGATCCACTCTATCGTGGCCTCGGCCTGGGAAGTCTGCTTATGACCGTTTGTTCGATCATTCTTAACTTCTTTGGTGATCGCTGGACCTACGTCGAGATAAGCGGCATGGTATGGGTACTGTATGCTGCGGCGGCACGTGCCGCTCTTCTCCGCGAGCCCGTTGCCGTCGAAGCTCCCTCTCTTGAACCGGGTGCTGCGGATGTAAACCCGTACCTCGTGTTGAGATAG
- a CDS encoding glycosyltransferase family 2 protein, with protein sequence MRLLFWSSFGVVVYAYIGYAAWLWLLVRLHKRPVLRERAVPFVSIIIAARNEEATLPAKLANLRLLDYPADRLQIIVASDGSTDRTAEILQENAPAVLPVILSESQGKATALNQAVHRATGDILVFFDARQSVEYDAVSQLVSCFADPQVGAVSGELLLETPSERPSGEALGIYWKIEKLVRKLESASGSVVGVTGAIYAIRRSLYTEIPQGTLLDDVYIPMHVARCGRRVVFHPEAIARDHVSTEKGKEFSRKVRTLTGNYQLLRLEPWLLSLKNPLLFRFISHKLLRLLVPMLLIVMLITSALAGGAFYHAIFSIEVLFYLMAALGGLGTPIRRFKPIAIASTFVVLNAAAALAFCNFITGRNKVWAR encoded by the coding sequence ATGAGACTCCTCTTCTGGTCGTCTTTCGGTGTAGTCGTCTATGCCTACATCGGTTATGCAGCGTGGTTGTGGCTTCTTGTCCGGCTGCACAAAAGACCCGTTCTTAGAGAGAGAGCAGTCCCGTTTGTCTCCATCATCATCGCTGCGCGCAATGAAGAAGCAACGCTGCCTGCCAAGCTAGCCAATCTTCGCCTCCTTGACTATCCCGCTGATCGGCTGCAAATCATCGTCGCTTCTGACGGATCCACAGATCGCACCGCTGAGATTCTGCAAGAAAACGCTCCTGCTGTGCTTCCTGTCATCCTGAGTGAATCGCAGGGAAAAGCGACCGCTCTCAACCAGGCTGTGCACCGAGCCACTGGCGATATTCTCGTCTTTTTTGATGCCCGTCAGTCGGTCGAGTACGACGCCGTCTCCCAGCTCGTATCCTGCTTCGCGGACCCTCAGGTCGGGGCTGTCAGTGGCGAACTATTGCTTGAGACGCCATCAGAAAGGCCCTCCGGCGAAGCTCTCGGCATCTACTGGAAGATTGAAAAGCTGGTACGCAAACTGGAGTCCGCATCCGGTTCAGTCGTCGGAGTGACAGGTGCGATCTATGCGATCCGACGTAGCCTTTATACGGAGATACCACAAGGAACCCTCCTTGACGACGTCTACATTCCGATGCACGTTGCACGCTGCGGCCGGCGAGTCGTCTTTCATCCCGAAGCGATTGCACGGGACCATGTTTCAACCGAGAAAGGGAAAGAATTTTCAAGAAAGGTTCGCACTCTGACCGGAAACTATCAATTGCTTCGTCTGGAACCATGGCTACTCTCACTCAAAAATCCGCTCCTCTTTCGATTTATCAGCCATAAATTGCTCAGGCTGCTCGTTCCGATGCTGTTGATTGTTATGCTGATAACTTCTGCACTGGCCGGAGGGGCCTTTTATCACGCAATCTTCTCGATCGAGGTGCTCTTCTATCTCATGGCTGCGCTCGGAGGCCTCGGCACTCCCATCAGAAGATTCAAACCAATCGCTATAGCCAGCACGTTTGTCGTGCTCAATGCAGCGGCTGCACTTGCCTTTTGCAACTTCATCACGGGCCGGAACAAGGTATGGGCCAGATGA